In Methanothermococcus thermolithotrophicus DSM 2095, one DNA window encodes the following:
- a CDS encoding ribonuclease P protein component 4 produces the protein MKLKRKFLEKSKKIALERIDALMNFAEEEAKRNRWDRAEKYVKLSRKIAMKMRMPFPKKWKIRICKRCHAFLIFGKNARVRIKSKRYPHIVITCLNCGNIVRIPMTREKRARKSASNNHHHEK, from the coding sequence ATGAAGTTAAAAAGAAAATTTTTGGAAAAATCAAAAAAGATAGCCCTTGAAAGAATAGATGCACTTATGAATTTTGCAGAAGAAGAGGCTAAAAGAAATAGATGGGATAGGGCGGAAAAATATGTAAAGCTTAGTAGAAAGATTGCCATGAAAATGAGAATGCCATTTCCCAAAAAATGGAAAATAAGAATATGCAAAAGATGTCATGCTTTTTTAATCTTTGGTAAAAACGCACGGGTTAGGATTAAAAGTAAAAGATATCCGCATATAGTAATCACGTGTTTAAACTGTGGGAATATTGTTAGAATACCGATGACCAGAGAAAAACGGGCCAGAAAATCGGCAAGTAATAACCACCATCATGAAAAATAA
- the dapF gene encoding diaminopimelate epimerase: MKFVKMHGLGNDYIVINEFDGEIIKEEDKEEFSRKICKRGFSIGADGVIFVQKPTDNEYDIRFRIFNSDGSEAEMCGNGIRCFSKYVYERVLKKNPLKVETKGGLRISEMEIEDDIVKKVRVYMGAPKFQLKDIPMKIEGKSEEDVFLNETVKLKNDLLKEVKLSVVNVGNPHAVIFVEDNDITMDFARENLDIIGKEIENHEVFPERINVHFIEVLNPNEIKILTWERGAGYTTACGTGTTSSVIIAHKLGKTENKVLAHLDGGDLEIEIKEDGVYMKGNAVIIYEGELIDIGW, encoded by the coding sequence ATGAAATTTGTTAAAATGCACGGTCTTGGAAACGATTACATTGTAATAAATGAATTTGATGGCGAGATAATAAAAGAAGAAGATAAAGAAGAGTTTTCAAGAAAGATATGTAAAAGAGGATTCTCAATAGGTGCCGATGGAGTTATATTTGTTCAAAAACCTACAGATAATGAGTACGACATTAGATTTAGAATATTCAACAGCGACGGTAGCGAAGCAGAAATGTGTGGGAACGGTATAAGATGCTTTTCAAAATATGTCTATGAAAGAGTACTAAAAAAGAATCCTTTAAAAGTAGAAACTAAAGGAGGACTAAGAATTTCAGAAATGGAAATAGAGGACGACATTGTAAAAAAAGTAAGAGTTTATATGGGAGCTCCAAAGTTCCAGCTAAAGGACATTCCAATGAAAATAGAAGGAAAATCAGAAGAAGATGTATTTTTAAATGAAACTGTAAAGTTGAAAAACGACCTATTAAAAGAAGTAAAACTAAGCGTAGTAAATGTTGGAAACCCACATGCTGTGATATTTGTAGAAGATAACGATATTACTATGGATTTTGCAAGAGAAAACTTGGATATTATTGGTAAAGAAATAGAAAACCATGAAGTATTCCCGGAAAGAATAAATGTTCACTTTATAGAAGTTTTAAACCCTAATGAAATTAAAATACTCACTTGGGAAAGAGGTGCAGGATACACAACAGCTTGCGGTACTGGAACCACGAGCTCAGTTATAATTGCACATAAACTAGGTAAAACAGAAAATAAAGTTCTTGCACACTTAGATGGTGGAGATTTAGAAATCGAAATAAAAGAAGACGGCGTTTATATGAAAGGAAATGCAGTTATTATTTACGAGGGGGAACTAATAGATATTGGTTGGTAA
- the cobY gene encoding adenosylcobinamide-phosphate guanylyltransferase, producing the protein MTGSMDGLIMAGGKGTRLGLNIEKPLLEIKGKPMIDYVIETLLKSKVGTIYIAVSKNTRKTEHHIREKYALDGERIKIIETSGKNYIDDLNECIKYFSGPFLVLSCDIPTIKPKTINNIINHYLSIKYDNIESLCVAIKREKYLGTPSIEIDGYIPAGINVLSPIYGEQREEIYIIDELIINVNTQGDKELVESLISKGGCSENII; encoded by the coding sequence ATGACGGGCTCCATGGATGGTCTAATAATGGCCGGTGGAAAAGGTACTAGATTGGGACTAAACATTGAAAAACCTCTTTTAGAGATAAAAGGAAAACCAATGATAGATTACGTCATTGAAACACTCTTAAAATCCAAAGTTGGAACAATATATATTGCAGTGTCAAAAAACACTCGAAAAACTGAACATCATATAAGAGAAAAATATGCGCTAGATGGAGAAAGGATAAAAATAATAGAAACCTCTGGAAAAAACTACATTGATGACTTAAACGAGTGTATAAAATATTTTTCAGGCCCATTTTTGGTTTTATCATGTGATATACCCACTATTAAACCGAAAACTATTAATAACATTATAAATCATTATTTGAGTATTAAATATGATAATATTGAGTCCCTTTGCGTAGCAATTAAAAGAGAAAAGTACTTGGGCACACCCTCGATAGAGATAGATGGATATATTCCAGCAGGAATTAACGTATTGAGTCCTATATACGGGGAACAAAGGGAAGAAATATATATTATTGACGAGCTCATTATAAATGTTAATACGCAGGGTGATAAAGAGCTCGTTGAAAGCTTAATTTCTAAAGGTGGTTGTAGTGAAAACATCATTTAA
- a CDS encoding TOPRIM nucleotidyl transferase/hydrolase domain-containing protein, with product MKELGKNWLNEYNVSIISCGGKHEFIKYANILNKVDIPYYIMADFDYLKEGVGKCIRELRHDKLENELNRLKQEISKNTPRYKKIDDITEGCINIETRKYLHKLKCENIFILTGELEDFYIKTPKFKKEAGVIETIGKSMEENKPITEYVDHEEFYELFKLFIKKCLNIELMEYREFRA from the coding sequence ATTAAAGAATTAGGGAAAAATTGGCTAAATGAGTATAATGTATCCATTATATCGTGCGGAGGAAAACATGAATTTATCAAATATGCAAATATTTTAAATAAAGTTGATATTCCATATTATATAATGGCTGATTTTGACTATTTAAAAGAAGGCGTTGGAAAATGTATTCGCGAGTTAAGGCATGATAAATTGGAAAATGAATTAAACCGATTAAAACAGGAAATTTCAAAAAATACTCCCAGATATAAAAAAATAGATGATATAACGGAGGGTTGTATAAATATTGAAACCCGTAAATACCTGCATAAATTAAAATGTGAAAACATATTCATACTTACTGGTGAATTAGAAGATTTTTATATTAAAACACCAAAATTTAAAAAAGAAGCAGGGGTTATTGAAACCATAGGGAAATCTATGGAAGAAAATAAACCAATAACTGAATATGTTGACCATGAAGAATTTTATGAATTATTTAAATTATTTATTAAAAAGTGCTTGAATATTGAACTTATGGAATATCGGGAGTTTAGAGCGTAA
- the dapB gene encoding 4-hydroxy-tetrahydrodipicolinate reductase, producing the protein MIRVAVTGALGRMGSNIIKTICENEGMEVVAAIDIPNHPKKGEDIGELIGIGKINVPLETSDNLENVIKESKPDVLVDFTAPAPCVETAKIAARNGVNLVIGTTGFTEEQKKEIENAIKENKIAATISQNYAIGVNIFFKTLEFLAKKLGDYDIEIVEMHHKFKKDAPSGTALRAAEIIQNNLNRDSKLIFGREGLVGERSKEEICIHALRGGDVVGDHTVIFAGDGERLELTHKASSRQAFVNGVILAVRFISEKKEGIYNTFDVLGLSE; encoded by the coding sequence ATGATAAGAGTTGCCGTTACAGGAGCTTTAGGAAGAATGGGAAGTAATATAATAAAAACAATCTGTGAAAACGAAGGTATGGAAGTTGTTGCTGCAATAGACATACCAAATCATCCTAAAAAAGGAGAAGACATTGGAGAACTTATCGGAATTGGTAAAATAAACGTTCCATTGGAAACTTCCGATAATTTAGAAAACGTAATCAAAGAATCTAAACCAGATGTTTTAGTTGATTTTACAGCTCCTGCCCCTTGTGTTGAAACTGCAAAAATAGCTGCAAGAAATGGAGTTAATTTAGTTATAGGAACTACAGGATTTACAGAAGAACAGAAAAAGGAAATTGAAAATGCCATTAAAGAGAATAAAATAGCTGCAACAATTTCACAAAATTATGCAATCGGAGTAAATATATTCTTTAAGACTTTGGAGTTCTTAGCTAAAAAATTAGGAGATTACGATATCGAAATAGTTGAAATGCACCATAAATTTAAAAAAGATGCTCCCAGTGGTACTGCACTAAGGGCTGCTGAAATAATCCAAAATAACTTAAACAGAGACTCAAAGCTTATTTTTGGAAGGGAAGGTCTTGTTGGAGAAAGATCAAAAGAAGAAATATGTATTCATGCTTTGAGGGGAGGAGATGTCGTAGGAGACCACACCGTTATATTTGCAGGAGATGGAGAAAGATTAGAACTAACCCACAAAGCAAGTAGTAGGCAGGCTTTTGTAAATGGAGTTATTCTTGCAGTTAGATTTATTTCAGAGAAAAAAGAAGGCATATACAACACATTTGATGTATTGGGACTCTCTGAATAG
- a CDS encoding PRC-barrel domain-containing protein: MKTSFKALRGRSIVGNLGSIIGNVDDIVIDEKTGRLISLSVELSDQSPILPSEGNYALLPYRAVTSVKDVVVIDESKIIR; encoded by the coding sequence GTGAAAACATCATTTAAGGCATTACGTGGGAGATCAATTGTAGGAAATTTGGGGAGTATTATTGGAAACGTAGATGATATTGTAATTGACGAAAAAACTGGAAGACTTATTTCATTAAGCGTGGAACTTTCAGATCAGAGTCCAATCCTCCCTTCAGAAGGAAATTATGCATTATTGCCTTATAGGGCAGTTACCTCAGTGAAAGATGTTGTTGTAATTGATGAATCAAAAATAATAAGATAA
- the asnB gene encoding asparagine synthase (glutamine-hydrolyzing): MCSISGIIVKDEDDPSSHRSNKVKDSQFSNGFKSEDLSRYLIETMKILKHRGPDYSGMLFDDEVYYFEDFEDLDLSAEGHPRMGFGHNRLAIVGSAVQPIPNEDESIWVICNGEIYNYLELREDLSRTHEFKTDTDTEVIVHAYEEEMLNELDGDYAYALYDKEDNVVILRRDLIGVKPLFYIDRKNYFAFASEKKALWYLLMEIDGMSFEEAFEYPISRLNPNSQLIYELDDNRWYIEEDLEKIKTNYLENRDYNNCKEELENVIHDSILKRTRGLDKVGIIYSGGVDSTLVAKMASENCEVILYSVGVEESEDLKYAERAAKDMGLKFRKKILTGEDFEKYLVNVAHAIDEIDVMKLGVGIPIYVASEMAKEDGIKVVLSGQGADELFAGYNRYKRILHEKGEEELKKSIYEDVMNIYKVNLERDDHCTMANGVELRVPFLDKNVIEVGLSIPTGHKLNESSEFRKKILRDIASKYIPDYIAYRPKKAAQYGSGSEKMIYAVARKYGYSKKKINEFFESVLIERIKVNKL, translated from the coding sequence ATGTGTTCTATAAGTGGAATAATAGTTAAAGACGAAGATGATCCAAGTAGTCATCGGAGTAACAAAGTCAAAGATTCTCAATTTTCTAATGGATTCAAAAGTGAGGATCTCTCAAGATATTTAATTGAAACAATGAAAATTTTAAAGCATAGAGGACCAGACTATTCTGGAATGTTATTTGATGATGAGGTATACTATTTTGAAGATTTTGAAGATTTAGACTTAAGTGCTGAAGGCCATCCTAGAATGGGATTCGGGCACAATAGGCTGGCCATAGTAGGTAGTGCAGTTCAGCCAATCCCTAACGAAGATGAAAGCATCTGGGTAATCTGTAACGGAGAAATTTATAACTATCTTGAATTAAGAGAGGATTTATCAAGGACCCATGAGTTTAAAACCGATACAGATACAGAGGTTATAGTCCATGCATATGAGGAAGAAATGCTGAACGAGCTCGATGGGGATTATGCCTATGCACTGTACGATAAAGAGGATAATGTAGTAATTTTAAGAAGGGATTTAATTGGTGTAAAACCGCTTTTTTACATTGACAGAAAAAATTACTTTGCATTTGCTTCTGAAAAGAAGGCCCTTTGGTATTTATTGATGGAAATTGACGGCATGTCTTTTGAAGAAGCTTTTGAATACCCAATATCCAGGTTGAATCCAAATAGCCAGCTCATCTACGAGTTAGATGATAATAGATGGTATATTGAGGAAGATCTTGAAAAAATTAAGACAAACTATCTGGAAAACAGAGATTACAACAACTGTAAAGAAGAATTGGAAAATGTAATCCATGATTCAATTTTAAAGAGAACGCGAGGATTGGATAAAGTAGGTATAATTTATTCAGGTGGAGTTGACAGCACTTTAGTGGCAAAGATGGCTTCAGAAAATTGTGAGGTCATACTGTACTCAGTGGGTGTTGAGGAATCTGAAGATTTAAAGTACGCTGAAAGAGCTGCAAAGGACATGGGCTTAAAATTTAGAAAAAAGATACTAACTGGTGAAGACTTCGAAAAATATCTGGTAAATGTGGCACATGCCATAGATGAAATAGATGTTATGAAGTTAGGTGTGGGTATTCCAATATACGTAGCATCTGAAATGGCTAAAGAAGATGGAATAAAAGTTGTTTTATCTGGACAGGGTGCAGATGAGTTATTTGCAGGTTACAATAGGTATAAAAGAATACTTCATGAAAAAGGCGAGGAAGAATTAAAAAAATCTATCTACGAAGATGTCATGAATATATACAAGGTAAATCTCGAGAGGGACGACCACTGTACAATGGCAAATGGTGTAGAGCTCAGAGTTCCATTTTTGGATAAAAACGTTATTGAGGTAGGACTTTCCATACCCACTGGGCATAAATTAAATGAGAGCTCTGAATTTAGAAAAAAGATATTGAGGGATATCGCATCAAAGTATATTCCAGATTACATAGCCTATCGACCAAAAAAAGCTGCCCAGTATGGAAGTGGCAGTGAAAAAATGATATATGCAGTTGCAAGAAAATATGGTTACTCAAAAAAGAAAATAAATGAATTCTTTGAAAGTGTTTTAATAGAAAGGATAAAAGTGAATAAATTATAA
- a CDS encoding dihydroorotate dehydrogenase electron transfer subunit: MERPVICTIKEVIEESPSVKTFLVDKEFDFKPGQFAMVWIPGVDEKPFGFSTKTGFSVAKVGEFTEKMHSLKEGDSIGVRGPYGSYFEPFGDKVLAIAGGIGGAPIISAVEEFSKMNIDVTAIVGARTKEELLFLDRFEKSGNVFPCTDDCSFGFPGFTTEKMKELLNEEKFDLIITCGPEIMMKKVVEIAKDHKIPVQVSMERYMKCGIGICGQCCVDDQGLCVCKDGPVFWGEKLKFITEFGCYKRDASGKIIR; the protein is encoded by the coding sequence ATGGAACGTCCTGTTATATGCACAATAAAAGAAGTAATCGAAGAAAGTCCAAGTGTAAAAACTTTTTTAGTTGATAAAGAATTTGATTTCAAACCTGGTCAGTTTGCCATGGTGTGGATTCCTGGTGTGGATGAGAAGCCTTTTGGTTTTTCCACTAAAACTGGTTTTAGCGTTGCCAAAGTAGGAGAATTCACAGAAAAAATGCATTCATTAAAAGAAGGAGATTCAATAGGTGTTAGAGGACCTTATGGAAGTTATTTCGAACCTTTTGGTGACAAGGTATTGGCAATAGCAGGGGGAATCGGTGGAGCTCCGATAATAAGTGCAGTGGAAGAATTTTCAAAAATGAATATCGATGTAACGGCAATAGTTGGAGCAAGGACTAAGGAAGAGCTCCTGTTTTTGGATAGATTTGAAAAATCTGGAAATGTTTTCCCATGTACCGATGATTGTAGTTTTGGTTTTCCAGGATTTACGACTGAAAAAATGAAAGAGCTCTTAAATGAAGAAAAATTCGATTTGATAATAACCTGCGGTCCTGAAATAATGATGAAGAAGGTTGTAGAAATCGCAAAAGACCATAAAATTCCTGTTCAAGTCTCAATGGAGAGATATATGAAATGTGGAATTGGAATATGTGGTCAGTGCTGTGTTGATGATCAAGGACTCTGTGTTTGTAAGGATGGTCCAGTATTCTGGGGAGAAAAACTAAAGTTCATAACTGAATTTGGATGCTATAAAAGGGATGCCAGTGGTAAGATTATCAGGTAA
- a CDS encoding adenosylhomocysteinase, with translation MSKVKDINLAPEGDLKMDWAEKHMPVLGLIREEFKAEKPFKGLTIGMALHLEAKTAILAETLKDGGAKIAITGCNPLSTQDDVAAACVKRGMNVYAWRGETDEEYYENLNKVLDYNPDIVIDDGADLIFLIHTERTELLDNIMGGCEETTTGIIRLKAMAEEGALKFPVVNVNDAYTKHLFDNRYGTGQSAIDGIIRTTNLLIAGKNVVVAGYGWCGRGVAMRASGMGANVIVTEVDAVRALEAKMDGFRVMKMEEAAKIGDIFITTTGCKDILRMEHFLLMKDGAVLANAGHFDNEINKNDLRELSKSVRTVRFNIEEYDFGDKKVFLLGEGRLVNLACADGHPCEVMDMSFANQALSARFIKENHEKLENNVYSIPYEQDLRIASLKLKSMDVEIDELTPEQRKYLSDWREGT, from the coding sequence GTGAGCAAAGTTAAGGATATAAATCTTGCTCCTGAAGGGGACTTAAAAATGGATTGGGCAGAAAAACACATGCCCGTTTTAGGTTTGATAAGGGAAGAATTCAAAGCAGAAAAACCATTTAAAGGTTTAACAATAGGTATGGCATTACATTTAGAGGCTAAAACAGCAATTTTGGCTGAAACCTTAAAAGATGGTGGAGCTAAAATCGCGATTACAGGATGTAACCCACTCTCTACACAAGATGATGTTGCCGCAGCATGTGTAAAAAGAGGTATGAACGTCTACGCTTGGAGAGGAGAAACCGACGAAGAGTACTATGAAAATTTAAACAAAGTACTTGACTATAATCCAGATATAGTTATAGACGATGGTGCAGACCTTATATTCTTAATTCACACAGAAAGAACAGAGCTCCTAGACAACATAATGGGAGGATGTGAAGAAACTACAACAGGAATTATAAGATTAAAGGCAATGGCTGAAGAAGGGGCTTTAAAGTTCCCAGTAGTTAATGTTAACGATGCCTATACAAAACACCTATTCGACAACAGATACGGTACAGGTCAGAGTGCAATTGATGGAATAATAAGAACTACAAACCTACTTATAGCAGGTAAAAATGTCGTAGTTGCAGGTTACGGCTGGTGCGGTAGAGGAGTCGCAATGAGAGCATCTGGAATGGGTGCAAATGTTATAGTTACAGAAGTTGACGCTGTAAGGGCCTTAGAAGCTAAAATGGACGGTTTTAGAGTAATGAAAATGGAAGAAGCTGCTAAAATTGGAGACATATTCATAACAACCACAGGATGTAAGGATATCCTTAGAATGGAACACTTTTTACTTATGAAAGATGGGGCTGTTCTTGCAAATGCAGGCCACTTTGACAACGAAATAAATAAGAATGATTTAAGAGAGCTCTCAAAATCTGTAAGAACCGTTAGATTCAATATAGAAGAGTACGACTTTGGAGATAAGAAAGTATTCCTACTTGGAGAAGGAAGACTGGTAAACCTGGCTTGTGCAGATGGTCACCCATGTGAAGTTATGGACATGAGCTTTGCAAACCAGGCATTAAGTGCTAGATTCATTAAGGAAAACCATGAAAAACTTGAAAACAACGTTTACAGCATACCTTATGAACAGGATTTAAGAATAGCATCTTTGAAACTTAAATCAATGGATGTTGAAATAGATGAACTAACTCCTGAACAAAGAAAGTATTTAAGCGACTGGAGAGAAGGAACTTAA
- a CDS encoding ATP-dependent endonuclease, with translation MSELHIENYRSIKSLKLNFEKGRNVIVGKNNSGKSNIIKAIDIVLGEKTPHYEAYENITKNDFFGGVDESQTIIIKCILERGEDEELDLPDAKGCFYKRKSYDNNYYKINIENNEEFENSYDVVGYEYEIEQQGYGYKSWIGNCNYNNITKYDSEFENVDKFAFIFIAKYIKNEEGEHIKKNLLFLYREKDDTAWTVGFAGNKLRSHLIQSAIIPAFRDPKDQLRAYNYTWFGKLLKHHFNSVNDEYKTKLYKAFNNVEEISNEIYKDVNKKIIDSGVKVAFPNTELSIQYIPNSKDHNIYKNAMIYIDDGFRSELKEKGAGIQSAVVIGLFNYYIQNIAHNSSSLLAIEEPELYLHPQGRMVISCKLDEFVECGENKNNHQVVIATHSIEFISNLDINTNLILVKKDNGGTTVKNMEFNTPKDRQILIKKQNAEMFFADAVILVEGADKYILEEMAKEFGKTIL, from the coding sequence ATTTCTGAATTACACATTGAAAATTACAGGTCAATTAAAAGCCTTAAATTAAATTTTGAAAAAGGAAGAAATGTCATTGTTGGTAAAAACAATTCGGGGAAAAGCAATATTATAAAAGCGATAGATATTGTTCTTGGTGAAAAAACTCCACATTATGAGGCTTATGAAAATATAACTAAAAATGACTTTTTTGGAGGGGTTGATGAAAGCCAAACTATTATTATAAAATGTATTTTAGAACGGGGCGAAGATGAAGAATTAGACTTACCAGATGCAAAAGGTTGTTTCTACAAACGTAAATCTTATGATAATAATTATTATAAAATAAATATTGAAAATAATGAAGAATTTGAAAATTCTTATGATGTAGTGGGTTATGAATATGAAATTGAACAGCAGGGATATGGATACAAATCATGGATTGGGAATTGTAACTATAACAATATAACAAAATATGACTCAGAATTTGAAAATGTTGATAAATTCGCATTTATATTCATTGCCAAATATATAAAGAATGAAGAAGGAGAACATATAAAAAAAAATTTACTATTTTTATATCGGGAAAAAGATGATACTGCATGGACTGTTGGATTTGCAGGGAATAAATTAAGAAGTCATTTAATCCAAAGTGCAATAATTCCAGCATTTAGGGACCCAAAAGACCAATTAAGGGCATACAATTATACGTGGTTTGGAAAATTATTAAAACACCACTTTAATAGCGTTAATGACGAATATAAAACTAAACTATACAAGGCTTTCAATAATGTTGAGGAAATTTCAAATGAGATATATAAAGATGTTAATAAAAAAATTATTGATAGTGGTGTTAAAGTAGCATTCCCCAATACAGAACTCTCAATACAATATATTCCCAATTCAAAAGACCATAATATTTATAAAAATGCTATGATTTACATTGACGATGGATTTAGAAGCGAATTGAAAGAAAAAGGAGCAGGAATTCAAAGTGCTGTTGTAATCGGGTTATTCAATTATTATATTCAAAATATAGCCCATAACAGTAGTTCTTTATTGGCTATTGAAGAACCAGAATTATATTTGCATCCGCAAGGTAGAATGGTAATTTCATGTAAATTAGATGAGTTTGTTGAATGTGGGGAAAATAAAAACAACCACCAGGTTGTTATTGCAACACATTCAATCGAATTTATTTCAAATCTTGATATAAATACCAATTTAATTCTTGTCAAAAAAGACAATGGAGGAACCACTGTAAAAAATATGGAATTTAATACTCCGAAGGATAGACAGATATTAATTAAAAAACAGAATGCTGAAATGTTCTTTGCAGATGCTGTTATTCTTGTTGAAGGAGCAGATAAATACATATTAGAAGAAATGGCAAAAGAATTTGGAAAAACCATATTATAA
- a CDS encoding ribose 1,5-bisphosphate isomerase has protein sequence MENDELKVIYETYEKIKSMKIRGAGRIGRAAARALKEYAYKIMDLKEEDFKDKMTKAGDILISARPTAVSLPNAVKFVLNGLNEEDMKSSVVKKADEFIESSSNAIKKIGEIGSNRIKDEYTILTHCNSEAAIEVIKAAHKKGKKIKVFCTETRPRNQGYLTAKALADEGIDVTLIVDSAVRYFIREVNLVVVGADAITANGCLVNKVGTSQIALAAHEARVPFLTAAETYKFHPNTIVGELIEIENRDPNEIHTFEDEYKDKIKLINPAFDVTPSQYIDGIITEVGLIPPQGSWYIIEKYFGWLDKYPEIK, from the coding sequence ATGGAAAACGATGAATTAAAAGTAATTTATGAAACTTATGAGAAAATAAAGAGTATGAAAATTAGGGGGGCAGGTAGGATAGGGAGGGCCGCTGCAAGAGCTCTAAAGGAATATGCCTACAAAATCATGGACTTAAAAGAAGAAGATTTTAAAGATAAAATGACCAAAGCAGGGGATATACTGATTTCTGCAAGACCAACTGCAGTTTCATTACCAAATGCTGTAAAATTCGTTTTAAATGGATTAAACGAAGAGGATATGAAATCTTCAGTAGTTAAAAAAGCCGATGAATTTATAGAATCTTCTTCAAATGCCATAAAAAAAATAGGTGAAATAGGTTCAAATAGAATAAAGGATGAATACACGATATTAACTCACTGTAACTCAGAAGCTGCAATTGAGGTAATAAAAGCAGCCCATAAAAAAGGGAAAAAAATTAAAGTATTCTGCACCGAGACCAGGCCAAGAAATCAAGGATACTTAACTGCAAAAGCTCTTGCAGATGAAGGTATTGATGTTACGTTGATAGTAGATAGTGCAGTTAGATACTTCATAAGAGAGGTTAATTTGGTAGTGGTGGGGGCAGATGCAATAACTGCTAATGGATGTCTTGTTAATAAGGTAGGTACATCACAAATAGCCTTGGCTGCCCATGAGGCTAGAGTTCCATTTCTAACTGCTGCAGAAACATATAAATTTCATCCAAATACTATTGTAGGTGAGTTAATAGAAATAGAGAATAGAGATCCAAACGAAATACATACCTTTGAAGATGAGTACAAAGATAAAATCAAACTTATAAACCCTGCTTTTGATGTCACGCCATCCCAATATATTGACGGAATAATCACAGAAGTAGGGTTAATTCCTCCACAAGGTTCTTGGTATATTATTGAAAAATACTTTGGCTGGCTCGATAAATATCCTGAGATTAAATGA
- the trmY gene encoding tRNA (pseudouridine(54)-N(1))-methyltransferase TrmY yields MREFILKANKAITSGDINLKDLPGSCGRLDLVCRCVNSAFFLSHDMRRDTVFYSVHYGNPNPPVALKFVGNELKRVSPDERSIAIFIKKALEKESSELWKESTSGIYHSKKEFRDIILEKKNEGKRIFYLHINGKPMENIELRKDEDIVFVLGDHVGIGSEDEEFLEKIGAEKVSISPLELHADHCIIIVHNILDKLREN; encoded by the coding sequence TTGAGAGAATTCATACTAAAAGCTAACAAAGCCATAACTTCGGGGGATATAAATTTAAAAGACCTTCCTGGAAGCTGTGGCAGATTGGACTTGGTCTGTAGATGCGTAAATAGTGCGTTTTTTCTTTCTCATGATATGAGAAGGGATACCGTGTTTTATTCTGTTCATTATGGTAACCCCAACCCTCCGGTTGCTTTAAAATTTGTAGGTAACGAATTGAAAAGAGTTAGTCCTGATGAAAGAAGTATTGCAATTTTCATAAAAAAAGCCCTTGAAAAGGAAAGTTCTGAACTCTGGAAAGAAAGCACTTCTGGAATATACCATTCAAAAAAAGAGTTTAGAGATATTATTTTAGAAAAGAAAAATGAAGGGAAAAGGATATTTTATTTACACATAAACGGGAAACCCATGGAAAATATTGAGCTAAGAAAAGATGAAGATATAGTTTTTGTACTTGGGGATCATGTGGGGATAGGTTCAGAGGACGAAGAATTCTTGGAAAAAATAGGAGCTGAAAAAGTCTCTATTTCACCTTTGGAACTACATGCCGACCACTGTATCATTATAGTTCATAATATCCTTGATAAATTAAGAGAAAACTAG